The Primulina tabacum isolate GXHZ01 chromosome 1, ASM2559414v2, whole genome shotgun sequence genome contains the following window.
TTGGTACAAAGCTGATTTATTTTGGGTCTTCACATAAATATTAACTCCATcccattaaaaattataataaattacgtAATTTGGATGGGACATTATCGAAATTATGTGCACTAAATTGAGTTCTTTGTACTCGTTGCTCGATATGTGGCTTATATAGATatcaaaaaattgattttaggGGGGGAAAAAAGCAtctctttgaatttttattaaaaaaacaacaaattaaaaaagagaatattttaattttggtcattttatttattcttcactattttgataatttatgttatcaaattttaattttattgtcTGGtacatcatttttttttttttgcaattttattttttttcaacatGGCACTGATGCGACAGTGACATTGTTAATAACGCATCAGCAATCCAactgaaaaatgactaaaaattGCCGAAAATTGAAAGATACAAGATGTATACTGAAATTTTATTACATAGAAGATCAAAACCCCAAAGAAACAAAATATAAGAACAAAATACTAATTTTTTCCAACTAAAAAAATCAATATTGAAACTCGGGTAACACTATATATAAGAAACTATTACCAAAATGAGGTGATATTGCAAGGAGATTAAAACAAATAGATCACAATAAATTCTGCCCTTGTACGTACTCAGAATCTTTTTGGTAGAGACAATGAAGAAATAATTGATGATAGTGCTGAAAATATGAATCCAACGAAGAGGACAGCGGCAGCCGCATTCGCCTTGTTCAGGAATTTATCGGTGTCTGTGTTACCAGCAATTCCCGCAACATTCTCCGAAGCATCGTTAAGCCGTTTCACATCTACGGTGAACCCAAAGCATGCGGCTGCACCAGTTGCCAATATGTAGGAAACTACCTGCATGCAGCTCAAACAAATTATAATCAAAATAGCTAGACAAATAATTTAATGGTCAGTCGTATTATATTCGTAGTTATATCGAAACATTCGTGTCTATGGACGTCGCACGTATTGTGTGCATGTAcgataaatatttatatgaagAAGGGTTTTTATGAGAAATATATGAAGCTTGTAACGTCaaccaaataaataaattaaattaaatatctaAACCATTATactattaaatatattaataaatttatcacTATATATTTGATGGGAGATAATTAATATTTGTAAATAAATGCTAGAaatattttaagattatttattttaaattaaaatttaaagtaGATTGGTTGGAGGTAAAAATTATGTTTCATGTGTAAAATccacattaaaataaaattacttatgttttggtaaaaatagctAAGTTGCAGTcgatataattttatttggttTCCATATACTTAATTTCAAAaccttaaattttgaaattaaaatcatgcaAACGGTACATGGAGAACCAATTGTAACAAACCATTCAcgttactattttttttttcaaaaaaaaaaaaaaaaaactctagttagttaaaaatatttggatatATACAAAGACTtctatgagacggtctcacaagtcaattttgtgaatGAATCTATGGCTTTGTCACCAAAAAAGTCCTATGAGAAGcagaatttataattttaattaaaaagtatatattttataataaaaatttatctaaccaaaaatagttttaattaatttctaCACAAATATAAaagattataataaattgtagtTATTTCGAACCTTGTCACCAAAAAAGTCAACAGTACGTAAGCCATCGCCCCCAATCTTGTTTCCTGTGAGCACATGAAGCAATGTGAGTGCAGCCTGTAGGAGTGTGTAGGCGATTCCAATCACAGCCGCAGCAAGCATGTAACTgcatatatttcaaaaataaataaataaatttcaaacatatatatatatagtaggttgtcttttatgagacggtctcatgaatctttatcgggtcaatcctatcgatattcacaataaaaaataacactcttaacataaaaattaatattttttcatggattactcaaataagagatatggctcacaaaatacgactcgtgagaccgtctcatacaagtttttgtcatatatatatatatatatatatatatatatattatatatatataatcgtgGGTTCAAgtataatttgaaatttaaaaaaatgatgtaAACTAACCGGTAAACATAAAAGTCACTGAACTTGATCGACTCGGCGTCGATCTTGTTGGTGACCATGACGACAGCCGAAGCCAGTAGGCAAATGAAAGTGATCATCCGAGCCACAAGCGCCACCACAGGTGGAACGGATGTCGATGGCGGTGGTGTCATTTCTCCGACCTtcgagttatatatatatatataggatgATTTGATTTATAAGTGCtgtgttatatatatatcatatccaTAACTTTATGCCTCCTTTTATAGACCTATGTTTGTGTGTATCAGTCGACGACTTTGAAACTTTCGTACCTAACCAAGTAACTAAAGTTTGTACTAATACGTACATAACagttcttttgttttatttgggTATTATTTCCTTGAATTATTTCGAGAAAGCTGATATTAATTAGGGTAATTCGATGGTTTCATAGGATTTTCgctttatcaaaagttataacTAGTGATAACAATATAACtgtaatattttaaatcatacagTGGCATAAACGCAATTTGTCGTCGTTCTCTCAGCAGAGAGTTATAGCAATCAcgacgaaaaaaaaaaaaatatagtaaGTAATAACAGTGcatctttaatattttaaatcatagaaTTTCATGCCACGACGTATACGTGGAATTTAAAatgtatattaatttttttttatttcttttggtttcaaagcttatttttaattttattatattcagTTTTTTTAATAAGAAAATGATAATATGGATAGCCCTATTTTCGGCAAAAAAAAAAGTGTAGTTTAGAGACCAAATGTAATTAGGGTCGGGATTCATACTTGATATATACATTGGAAAGTTAACAAACATTTATTccgtccaattttttttatcgatgGAAgttatcatatattaaataaaaataaagtctTAATAATGTgacaaaattataataaactttaataattttgaaattctGGACAAGATATAATATATCAATACTATTTACAGAATTACATAAGATATATACTTCAAAGGACGATATTACCCTATCcaacaaaaaattaattaatttttaaatagcCATTCTACccttattttacaaaaaaaaaaattacaaatatatttaattgctataatatttttataccagaattcaaaattcatacATTATCTTATAAATTACAAATATGTGCATGTAATATAGTtacattattatttttctataaaaaaaatcacacaTTATCCAAATAATAAAtgcaatatataataaaataaaataattataaatatttttaacatacaGCTTCGctgttttatatataaattaaataaacttcaaaaaaatttatctaCAACAAATCAATTATACAAACACGGAATGTGTG
Protein-coding sequences here:
- the LOC142538290 gene encoding CASP-like protein PIMP1, with the protein product MTPPPSTSVPPVVALVARMITFICLLASAVVMVTNKIDAESIKFSDFYVYRYMLAAAVIGIAYTLLQAALTLLHVLTGNKIGGDGLRTVDFFGDKVVSYILATGAAACFGFTVDVKRLNDASENVAGIAGNTDTDKFLNKANAAAAVLFVGFIFSALSSIISSLSLPKRF